A stretch of Lathyrus oleraceus cultivar Zhongwan6 chromosome 6, CAAS_Psat_ZW6_1.0, whole genome shotgun sequence DNA encodes these proteins:
- the LOC127091001 gene encoding photosystem I reaction center subunit psaK, chloroplastic — protein sequence MATSMMSTVPQFTGLRPQLKPSPVQGLVASQSMTKRKGKSALGVRCDFIGSSTNVIMVASTTLMLFAGRFGLAPSANRKATAGLKLEARDSGLQTGDPAGFTLADTLACGTVGHIIGVGVVLGLKNIGAL from the exons ATGGCAACCTCTATGATGTCAACTGTCCCTCAATTCACTGGTCTTAGACCACAATTGAAACCTTCTCCTGTGCAGGGTTTG GTTGCTTCCCAATCTATGACAAAGCGCAAGGGAAAGAGTGCTTTGGGAGTTCGTTGTGACTTCATTGGTTCATCCACTAATGTG ATTATGGTGGCATCTACAACTCTAATGCTGTTTGCTGGAAGATTTGGATTGGCTCCGTCAGCAAACAGGAAAGCAACTGCTGGACTAAAGCTGGAGGCTAGGGACTCAGGCTTGCAGACCGGCGACCCAGCTGGTTTCACCCTTGCTGATACTTTGGCATGTGGAACTGTTGGACACATCATTGGTGTTGGTGTTGTTCTTGGTCTTAAGAACATTGGTGCATTGTAA
- the LOC127093885 gene encoding uncharacterized protein LOC127093885, with protein MMMQEFRDTMMSEFTKLWERRQSVERPTFSEESVTEYKMAVKKVELPSFDGDDPVGWVTRAETYFEVQGTSEEVKVRLAKLSMQGATIHWFNLLRETKDDLTWLKLKQALIERYGGRQSDNPFEEMKDLQQTGTVDEYITTFEYVSSQVGRLPEEQYLGYFMGGLKTDIRLRVRTMNPRSRVQAMKIARDVETEMRGSLLPRVSAGGPRNWKGSGSGGYGLSWKTGFGSQHNPGLTRVGNGSTNYSAGSVQSKTGSSPSNPNGNTNANTSTVRSRGDEGRRYGGERNRGLKHLPYSELMERRAQGLCFRCGEKYHPLHQCAEKQLRLVILGDDETINEEGEVVAIEVKEDEEEVLDCNSMGLFGITETNIKSNNTPPITLRLQGSLKGVSIMILIDSGASHNFVSPHVATALGLNVEQGRSTGVKLGDGHRVSTRGKCRKLEVCLNDFTTSVDAYVLEMGDLDMILGVAWLQRFGKVTFDWEKMTISFLWEGKRVELHGQFFTTKEVSTNNISHAPMDSLHSLLEEEVVPTNEVQELIEVQKQELNELLSKFKGVFEENTGLPPKREINHTIELQKDVGPVSVRPYRYPHHHKEEIEKQIRSMLSQGIIRNSSSAFSSPVILVKKR; from the coding sequence ATGATGATGCAAGAGTTTCGTGATACCATGATGAGCGAGTTTACGAAACTGTGGGAGCGACGACAGTCGGTGGAACGACCTACGTTTTCGGAGGAGTCTGTGACAGAGTATAAGATGGCGGTGAAGAAGGTGGAGTTACCATCGTTTGATGGTGACGATCCTGTGGGTTGGGTCACACGTGCTGAGACGTATTTCGAAGTTCAGGGTACATCGGAGGAGGTGAAGGTCCGATTGGCAAAACTAAGCATGCAAGGAGCAACAATCCACTGGTTCAATTTGTTGAGGGAGACGAAAGACGATTTGACATGGTTGAAGCTAAAACAGGCTTTAATTGAGAGATATGGGGGAAGACAAAGCGATAACCCTTTTGAGGAAATGAAGGATTTACAACAGACTGGAACGGTTGACGAATACATCACCACCTTTGAATATGTATCGTCGCAGGTAGGGAGGTTACCGGAGGAGCAGTACTTGGGGTATTTCATGGGAGGACTCAAAACGGATATTCGTCTGAGGGTTCGAACAATGAATCCACGTTCACGGGTTCAGGCGATGAAGATCGCTCGTGACGTGGAGACGGAGATGCGTGGGTCGTTGTTGCCAAGAGTAAGTGCTGGTGGGCCTCGTAATTGGAAGGGAAGTGGGTCAGGAGGATATGGGCTTAGTTGGAAAACAGGTTTTGGGTCTCAACATAACCCAGGTTTGACCCGAGTGGGAAATGGGTCTACTAATTATTCTGCTGGATCGGTGCAAAGTAAAACGGGTTCTTCACCATCTAACCCAAATGGGAATACGAATGCAAACACCAGCACAGTCAGATCTAGAGGTGACGAAGGAAGGAGATATGGAGGAGAACGCAACCGTGGCCTCAAGCACTTGCCGTATTCTGAGCTGATGGAGCGAAGAGCACAAGGGTTGTGTTTCCGATGTGGAGAAAAGTATCATCCTCTTCATCAGTGTGCTGAGAAACAACTCAGGTTGGTGATTTTAGGAGATGATGAAACTATTAATGAGGAAGGTGAGGTGGTAGCCATCGAAGTTAAGGAAGATGAGGAAGAGGTGCTAGATTGCAACTCTATGGGGTTATTTGGTATTACTGAAACAAACATTAAGTCGAACAATACCCCTCCTATCACTTTGCGCCTCCAAGGAAGCTTGAAGGGGGTCTCAATTATGATTTTAATTGACAGCGGTGCCAGTCACAATTTTGTCTCACCTCATGTGGCCACTGCTTTAGGGCTAAATGTTGAGCAAGGAAGATCAACGGGAGTGAAGTTGGGTGATGGTCACAGAGTATCGACAAGAGGAAAATGTAGAAAATTGGAGGTGTGTTTGAATGACTTTACCACCAGTGTTGATGCTTATGTCCTCGAAATGGGTGACCTAGATATGATATTGGGGGTGGCTTGGTTGCAACGGTTTGGAAAAGTAACTTTTGACTGGGAGAAGATGACCATTAGTTTTCTATGGGAAGGAAAAAGGGTGGAATTACATGGTCAATTCTTCACTACCAAAGAGGTGTCAACCAACAACATATCTCATGCACCGATGGACTCCTTGCACAGTTTGTTAGAAGAAGAAGTGGTACCAACAAATGAAGTACAGGAACTGATCGAGGTGCAAAAGCAGGAGCTTAATGAATTGTTGAGCAAATTCAAGGGAGTTTTTGAAGAAAATACAGGGCTGCCACCTAAACGAGAAATTAATCATACCATTGAGTTACAAAAGGATGTTGGACCAGTAAGCGTAAGACCGTATCGTTACCCTCATCACCACAAAGAGGAGATCGAAAAACAAATTCGGAGTATGTTGAGTCAAGGTATCATTCGAAACAGTTCAAGCGCATTTTCAAGCCCTGTCATTCTAGTAAAAAAAAGATAG